Proteins from a genomic interval of Aspergillus flavus chromosome 7, complete sequence:
- a CDS encoding kinase-like domain-containing protein, protein MSSKSRWADEDPEAEAINAQRKREKEEKRRAKAEKQRQLEQQAEEAARQREAANNDTEAPPKKRRRLSNDPDTTADVQVESAKPQEDTSNILQFPTQEWGPSRHVDNFERLNHIEEGSYGWVSRAKDITTGEIVALKKLKMDNSPDGFPVTGLREIQTLLEARHPNIVLLREIVIGTKMDDVFLVMDFLEHDLKTLLDDMREPFLPSEIKTLLSQVLSGLDFLHSQWIMHRDLKTSNLLMNNRGEIKIADFGMARYYGDPPPKLTQLVVTLWYRSPELLLGAEKYGTEIDMWSIGCIFGELLTKEPLLQGKNEVDQVSKIFALTGPPTPQTWPGFRSLPNAKSLRLPQTSAPSGNPPLLPRSKFPFLTNAGLQLLSSLLALNPSSRPTTQECLSHPYFREDPRPKPKEMFPTFPSKAGMEKRRRRQTPEAPKRGQEAPRLDFASVFGGQSSGDGGETGAGFTLRLG, encoded by the exons ATGTCCTCCAAGTCCCGCTGGGCGGATGAAGACCCAGAAGCAGAAGCGATCAATGCGCAACGCAAACgcgaaaaggaagagaaacgaCGCGCCAAAGCAGAGAAACAACGTCAGCTCGAGCaacaagctgaagaagctgcCCGACAACGCGAAGCCGCAAACAATGACACAGAAGCACCTCCCAAGAAACGTCGCCGACTTTCCAATGATCCCGACACAACGGCCGACGTCCAGGTTGAATCAGCAAAACCACAAGAAGACACATCGAATATACTACAGTTCCCTACCCAGGAATGGGGTCCCAGTCGGCATGTGGACAACTTCGAGCGATTGAATCATATCGAGGAGGGCTCGTACGGATGGGTGAGCAGAGCCAAGGATATCACGACGGGCGAAATAGTCGCcctcaagaagctcaagatgGACAACTCCCCGGATGGGTTCCCCGTAACGGGCTTACGGGAGATCCAAACCCTACTAGAGGCTCGTCATCCAAATATCGTCCTCCTCCGTGAAATAGTTATCGGAACTAAAATGGATGA TGTCTTCCTCGTTATGGACTTTCTTGAACACGATCTGAAGACGCTCCTCGACGATATGCGCGAGCCATTCCTCCCATCGGAAATCAAAACTCTCCTCTCCCAGGTCCTTTCGGGTCTCGACTTCCTCCACTCTCAATGGATCATGCATCGTGATCTAAAGACCTCGAATCTTTTGATGAACAACCGGGGCGAAATCAAGATCGCCGATTTTGGTATGGCCCGGTACTACGGCGATCCGCCACCGAAGCTGACCCAGCTGGTCGTGACGCTATGGTATCGATCCCCGGAGCTGTTGCTGGGGGCGGAGAAGTACGGCACTGAGATTGATATGTGGAGTATCGGATGCATCTTTGGGGAGTTACTCACCAAGGAGCCCCTACTGCAGGGAAAGAATGAGGTTGATCAAGTGTCTAAG ATCTTTGCTTTGACTGGGCCCCCAACACCGCAGACTTGGCCTGGCTTCCGTTCTCTTCCCAACGCGAAGTCTCTTCGACTCCCGCAGACCTCGGCTCCATCGGGGAACCCACCTCTTCTGCCACGTTCAAAGTTTCCCTTTTTGACAAATGCCGGTCTTCAGCTGCTTTCGTCGCTGCTAGCCTTGAATCCAAGCTCGCGGCCGACGACGCAGGAATGTCTTTCACATCCGTACTTCCGTGAAGACCCTCGGCCAAAGCCAAAGGAAATGTTTCCTACGTTCCCGTCGAAGGCAGGCATGGAGAAACGGAGGCGGCGGCAGACGCCCGAAGCGCCGAAGCGAGGCCAGGAGGCTCCACGACTGGACTTTGCTAGCGTATTTGGTGGCCAGTCAAGTGGTGACGGTGGGGAGACCGGGGCAGGTTTTACTCTACGCTTGGGATGA
- a CDS encoding copper chaperone for superoxide dismutase produces MIEPFQTTFAVPMTCEGCVKDISSTLNKLDGINKVDANLKDQLVFIEGTAPPSSIVSAIQATGRDAILRGSGTSNSSAVCILETHANSVPNKIRGLARMVQVSSNMTLVDLTINGLAPGKYWATVREAGDISQGAASTGGIWEALKATVLGSEAAKEPRGVFGTVDVDEKGRGNVFLDRPLAVWEMIGRSMVVSKSKEGPFRKEDPDTLVGVIARSAGVWDNDKMVCSCSGKNVWQERQEQVSQGMV; encoded by the exons ATGATCGAACCCTTCCAG ACCACCTTCGCGGTCCCAATGACCTGTGAGGGCTGCGTGAAAGATATCTCCAGCACCTTAAACAAGCTCGATG GCATCAACAAGGTCGATGCCAATTTGAAAGACCAACTCGTATTTATCGAAGGCACGGCGCCACCTAGTTCCATCGTTTCCGCGATTCAAGCTACGGGTCGTGATGCAATTCTACGGGGTAGTGGGACCTCCAACA GTTCCGCTGTTTGTATTCTGGAGACGCATGCGAATTCGGTCCCGAACAAGATCCGTGGATTGGCGCGTATGGTGCAGGTCTCGTCCAACATGACGCTTGTGGATCTGACCATTAACGGACTGGCGCCGGGCAAATACTGGGCCACAGTGCGCGAGGCCGGAGATATTTCACAGGGAGCCGCATCTACCGGGGGCATCTGGGAGGCATTGAAGGCTACGGTGTTGGGATCGGAGGCGGCCAAAGAGCCACGCGGAGTGTTTGGGACGGTGGATGTGGACGAGAAGGGACGAGGCAATGTCTTCTTGGATCGGCCATTGGCTGTTTGGGAGATGATTGGACGGAGTATGGTGGTGTCGAAGAGCAAAGAGGGTCCGTTCCGTAAGGAAGACCCGGATACATTGGTTGGGGTGATTGCTCGGAGTGCGGGTGTGTGGGATAATGATAAGATGGTGTGTTCTTGCTCTGGAAAGAATGTGTGGCAGGAGCGTCAGGAACAGGTGTCTCAGGGGATGGTTTAa